The Synechococcus sp. UW69 region TGAGCGTTCACCGAAGCGGGTTTTATGCCTGGATGAAGGCCTTGTCCTGCCCAAGAGCCAGGCGGAACAGGCGTTTAACGGGTCTGATCAAACAGTCGTGGCTGGAGAGCGGGTGTGTTTATGGCTACCGCAAGGTTCACCATGACCTGTTGGGGCTGGGTGAAGCGTGTGCACCAAACACCGTTGCCAAATTGATGCAAAAGGCTGGATTAAGGGCACAGGTGGGCTATCGACGCCGCTCGGGACACTATGGTCACAAGCCGTCTATTGTTGCCACCAACCAATTGAAGCAGGACTTTTCTGTTCCTGCTCCTGATCAGGCCTGGGTAACGGATATCACTTACATCCGCACCCATGAAGGTTGGCTATATCTGGCCGTGGTGATTGATCTCTATTCCCGCCGGGTTGTCGGCTGGTCGATGCATTCACGCATGCAGACGGACCTTGTTTTGAATGCTCTTATGATGGCTCTCTGGCGACGCAAACCTAAGGCCAAAGTCATCGTCCATTCCGACCAGGGGTCACAGTATACCAGCCATGAATGGCGATCGTTTCTGCAGAGCCACAATCTGGAAGTCAGCATGAGCCGACGAGGAAACTGTTATGATAACGCCGTTGCCGAGAGCTTCTTCCACTTGCTTAAAACTGAGCGGATCAGACGCAAAACCTACAAAACCCGCGAGAATGCGCGTCAGGACGTGTTCGATTACATCGAACTGTTCTACAACCCAAAACGAAAGCATAGTAACAATGGGATGCTGTCACCCACCGACTTCGAACGGCAGCAAAAAATGAAACTGCAAGGTGTCTAACAAACTTGGGGCACATCA contains the following coding sequences:
- a CDS encoding IS3 family transposase (programmed frameshift); translated protein: MSGMRYTEEFKREAVAQVTDRGHSVKSVADRLGVCTKSIYDWVKRYGRQEPERRIVDEGQAENRRLKAELARVTEERDILKKAGRVLCQRVPVKYAFIKTHRRTFSVQSMCRVLSVHRSGFYAWMKALSCPRARRNRRLTGLIKQSWLESGCVYGYRKVHHDLLGLGEACAPNTVAKLMQKAGLRAQVGYRRRSGHYGHKPSIVATNQLKQDFSVPAPDQAWVTDITYIRTHEGWLYLAVVIDLYSRRVVGWSMHSRMQTDLVLNALMMALWRRKPKAKVIVHSDQGSQYTSHEWRSFLQSHNLEVSMSRRGNCYDNAVAESFFHLLKTERIRRKTYKTRENARQDVFDYIELFYNPKRKHSNNGMLSPTDFERQQKMKLQGV